From the genome of Spinacia oleracea cultivar Varoflay chromosome 2, BTI_SOV_V1, whole genome shotgun sequence, one region includes:
- the LOC110798545 gene encoding protein HEADING DATE REPRESSOR 1: MGEAANSFDGFSPVSSTRVFWQSRKRRASGLNMTKQRDEPMFETPTKEETPEEEKTLDSTPPAAVLSERRKALFEPLEPMDIHSKKRPSNESLLPPPDFDTTAYPKGWLIGKKRKLVNVDVVESMRRIAIQEMNRKDREIDGLSEQLDEDSRVLEHLQIQLLEEKRKRSDVERENTMLQDQINMLMNMLQENEAAEEEEEEEDDADVQ, encoded by the exons ATGGGAGAAGCAGCAAATTCTTTTGATGGGTTTTCTCCAGTTTCTTCAACTCGTGTCTTTTGGCAATCTCGCAAGAGGCGTG CAAGCGGATTGAACATGACGAAGCAAAGAGATGAGCCAATGTTTGAAACGCCAACAAAAGAGGAAACTccagaagaagaaaaaacattGGACTCGACTCCTCCAGCTGCTGTACTTTCAGAAAGAAGAAAGGCACTGTTTGAACCGCTGGAACCTATGGATATTCATTCAAAAAAACGGCCCTCAAACGAGAGTTTACTTCCTCCTCCGGACTTCGACACAACAGCTTATCCAAAAGGCTGGTTGATAGGTAAGAAGCGGAAGCTGGTGAatgttgatgttgttgagagCATGAGGAGGATAGCCATCCAGGAAATGAATCGCAAG GATCGTGAAATTGATGGATTAAGTGAGCAACTGGACGAGGATTCTCGTGTTCTAGAACATCTACAAATCCAGCTTCTAGAAGAGAAAAGAAAGCGTTCAGATGTTGAAAGAGAAAATACTATGCTGCAAGATCAAATTAACATGTTGATGAACATGCTACAGGAAAATGAGGCTgctgaggaggaggaggaggaggaggatgatGCAGATGTGCAGTAG